One Heteronotia binoei isolate CCM8104 ecotype False Entrance Well chromosome 20, APGP_CSIRO_Hbin_v1, whole genome shotgun sequence DNA segment encodes these proteins:
- the RNF216 gene encoding E3 ubiquitin-protein ligase RNF216 has protein sequence MSLTCEQLAEKDDIKYRTSVEEKMTAARIRKCHKCTTGLIKSEGCNRMACRCGAQMCYLCRAAISGYDHFCQHPRSPGAPCQDCNQCSLWTDPTEDDEKIIQEIQKEAEREQRRKSRGKSLKRIGPPLEKPAERKPRLEAIPRPVLQNLNHQPQMPPYPFVHPPFALPPARPLYNNLPLNLGPVPAPYVPPLPNMRVNYDFPEMNMPPDDDLPMHFGPQPRHRF, from the exons ATGAGCCTGACCTGCGAGCAGCTGGCCGAGAAGGATGACATCAAATACAGAACATCTGT AGAAGAAAAGATGACGGCTGCCCGCATCAGGAAGTGCCACAAGTGCACCACCGGCCTGATCAAATCCGAAGGCTGCAACCGCATGGCGTGCCGCTGCGGGGCCCAGATGTGCTACCTGTGCCGGGCGGCCATTAGCGGGTACGACCACTTCTGCCAGCACCCTCGCTCCCCCGGGGCCCCCTGCCAGGACTGCAACCAGTGTTCGCTCTGGACGGACCCCACG GAAGACGACGAGAAGATAATTCAGGAGATCCAAAAGGAGGCCGAACGGGAGCAGAGGAGGAAGAGCAGAG GAAAGAGTCTCAAGCGCATCGGCCCTCCATTGGAGAAGCCTGCCGAGAGAAAGCCACGTCTCGAAGCCATCCCCAGGCCGGTCCTACAGAACCTCAACCACCAACCTCAGATGCCCCCCTACCCCTTCGTCCACCCTCCCTTCGCACTACCCCCCGCCCGCCCTCTGTACAACAACCTCCCCCTGAATTTAGGCCCCGTCCCTGCCCCCTACGTGCCACCCCTGCCCAACATGCGGGTGAACTATGACTTTCCCGAGATGAACATGCCGCCGGATGACGACCTCCCTATGCACTTCGGCCCACAGCCACGGCACCGGTTCTGA